The DNA region CAAATTTGGCCGGCCCGTATTAAGCTCATTGTAATAAACGGGAATCTGCCCGACGCTGCGGGGAAACGTCATCGCCAGTTTCCCGGACGGATTGGCTTGGCCGTACAATAAGTTAGCCAGCGCTTCCCCGCCCATCGTCCCCGGATACCAGGCCTGGATCAAGGCATCGGCTGTCTCGGCAACTTCGGTAAGAATCAAAGGTCTGCCGCTATAGACGATTACGGCGAGCGGCTTGCCCAGCCCGCTTAATTCGCGAAACAGTTTCAACTGCGGTTCGGGAAGCGCCGGGTTCGTGCGCGAGCCGCCTTCCCCGCTCTGATAAATGCTTTCTCCCAAGGCGAGAACGATGACGTCCGCTTCGTTTGCATTCCGGATCGCTTCCTGCAGCAATTCCTCCTCCCCGGCCGTTTCGGCCGGCAGCTTGTCCGCATATTTGCCAAGGGCTTCCCGTTCATCAAGGGGGACCATGTACGCCCCGCGGCAGACCGAAAGCCGGGCGGGATCGGCATGCTTTAGCAGCCCCGTTTTCAAGTTGACGGTATCCGCCTCGTCCCCTTTAATCGCCCATATGCCCAAGGTGGAGTTTTCTTCCGCGTAAGGACCGATTACCGCGATCTTAGTTTGAGGCGACAGCGGCAACAGCTCATGTTCATTTTTCAGCAAGACGACGGATTCTTCCGCCAATGACAGCGCAGCCCCCTTATGTTCATCCGACAGAATGCTGCTGCTCCCCCGCCGCACGGTTTCCTGCAAACCGCGGAACGGGTCCTCGAACAACCCCAGATCGCTTTTCAGTTTTAAAACACGGTATACAGCCTCATCTAAAAGCCCCAGCATATGCTCGTTGCCGGAAATGACCTGCTCCAGTTGATTGGCGTATACCGCCGTCTTCATATCCACATCGACGCCGGCCAGCAGGGCCAGCCTGGCGGCGGCAGCTTCATCTTCGGCGTAACCGTGCATGATCAGCTCTTCGATCGCGGCGTAATCCGAGATCAGCACACCGTCAAAATTCATCTCCCGCCGGAGCACGTCGCGATTAAGCCATTCGTTCCCGGTCGCCGGAACGCCGTTCAAGGTGTTGAAAGCGGTCATCACCAGCTTGGCCCCGGCTTCGATGGCGGCTTGATAACCCGGCAAATAATATTCCCTGAGCGTATGCTCGGACATATCCACCGCATTGTACTCTCGCCCGGCGACAGGCGCCCCGTAAGCGGCAAAATGCTTGACGCAGGCGGCGATTTTATCGGCCGGGATGGCGCCGCTCCGCGCATTCCTTCCCTGAATTCCCGCCACCGTGCTTTCCGCATATTTCCGCGCCAGTAAAGTATCCTCGCCGGGCGATTCCATCACCCGCCCCCAGCGGGGGTCTCTGACGATATCCACCATCGGCGAAAAGGTCACGTGAAGGCCCTCTTCGTAGCACTCCCGGGCCGCGATCGCAGCGGCGCGCTCGATTTGCTCAAAGTTCCAGCTGCACGCTTGAGCCAGCGGAATCGGGAAAATGGTCCGGTATCCGTAGATAATATCCGCCATAAACAGCAGCGGAATTTGGTGAGCCGAATGTTCCAAATACTTCGTTTGCAGCCGGATCATTTTTTCCGGATCGGTGACGTTCAAGATGGAGCCGGTATTGTAAACATTGTAACTTGGATTTAGCCCTAATTTTTTCAGCGGCCCCGTCACGACCGTATCGATATCGCCTTCAAAAAAGTCGCCGGTCAGTTGGACCAACTGGCCGATTTTCTCTTGAACCGAAAGGCAGTCCAGTTTTTCGCGCAGTAATTTGTCATCCATTGTTTCTCTCCACAGAAGTTTTATTTGTTGTCCGTTCTCTCTTTAAACCCAAAGAACCAAGTGAGGCCAAAGGCCACCGCAAAGCCGATGATGCAGACGGCGATATACGGAATGATTTGATTGTTCAGATACAATAACATCCCCGGGATGGCCGTAATCGACATGCCTGTCGCCTGGACGTTGAATATCCGGGCGAAAAATCCGCCGGCCGCTCCGCCGATCAACGCCATTAGGAACGGCTTGCCGTAGCGGATATTCACCCCGAAGATAGCCGGTTCCGTAATCCCCAATAACGCGGATAAGGAGGATGGATAGGCGATGGATTTGGTTTTTAAACTTTTGGCTTTCAGACCGACAGCCAACGCTGCCCCAGCCTGCGCGCAAATCGACGCCGAGCTGATCGGGTTAACGATATTCCAGCCGCTGTCCACCAGCATCTGGATTTCTATCAAATTCAAAGCGTGGTGCAGTCCGGTAATGACAATAAGCTGATTGATGCCGCCGTAAATCAAGCCGCCGATGCCAAACGGCAATTTCAAAATCGCCGTAACCCCCGCCAATATAAGCACCTCAACCTCGTGAAAAATAGGGCCGATCACGAACAAGCCCAGCACTAAACTGACCAGCAAGGTTAAAAACGGCGTTAAAATCAGATCCAGGGCTTCGGGGACCCATTTTCTGATTCTCTTTTCCAACAGCGCCCCCACGACCCCCAGAATGAAGGCCGGAAGTACCGAACCTTGATAACCGGCGACTTTAATGAATCCAAAAAATACCATCGGCTCCTTAACATGCTGGGCGACATCCCAGGACGTTGGCAGCGAAGGGCTGACCAGCATTAATCCGAGCAATATCCCCAACAACGGGGACCCGCCGAACACCCTGAATGCCGACCAGCAGACCAGCACCGGTAAAAAGGCGAAGGCGGTATCGGTCAATATTTGCGTAATCAGCAAGAAATCCGCCGAAATATTCTCGGGGGTAAGGCCGAATAATTGAAGCAGCGCCGGCTGCGTGACCAGCCCTCTAACCCCCATGAACAACCCTGTAGCTACCAATGCCGGGATAATCGGGACGAATACGTCGCCGAAAATCCGGAGCATTCTTTTGAAAAAGTTATCATCCTGGGCCGAGGCCTTTTCCTTCAGCTCTGCTTTGGAGGTGGCGGATACATTCTGTCCGATCATCGCTTCGTAAACCCTATTCACAATACCGGTGCCGAAAATAATCTGATATTGCCCGGATGTAAAAAACACACCCTTGGCCTTGTCGATATTTTCAATGAACTCATCGTCGATAATATCCCTGTCTTTGACGATCAGGCGCAGCCGTGTGGCGCAATGGGCCATGGAAATAATATTGTCTTCTCCTCCAAGCCCTTTAATCACGTCCTGGGCGATTTTAACGTATTCTTTGTCGGAACTCATCAGGCTCTCCCTTTCCTCTCAACTGGTTGTAGTATTGACCGGTTTGCTTCTCAAGCATATCATGATCGCGCTTACAAACAGCGGGATTATTTTACTTCATTAAGGTCAAATTTTGACCATTTTTGCTGCGGTGCATGCACCGTTCCGTATAGCAGCCGAGGTTTAACCACCTTCCGGAAAGACTGTTAAAATCGTCCGTATATCTTAGGCTTCCGTGAAGCCAAACTACTAAAATCCAAACGGTGGACAGCAAAACGATTGGAAAATGAAAAGAAACCTGCTATACTCAATTTAATACCTGGTACTAATACTTGATACCAATACTTGATACTAATACCACAAAACCACAAAACCACAAAACCACATCTCGAAGGAGTGATTCGTTTGTCAATCGTATCGAAAGCCCGCATCACCGCGTTTGGTTCGTATGTTCCCGACCGGATCCTAACCAATGAAGACCTGGAGCGGATGGTGGACACCAGCGATGAATGGATCGTGCAACGCACGGGCATCAAGGAGCGCCATATCGCCGCCGACGATGTTTTTACCTCGCACTTGTGCATTCGCGCCGCCGAACGGCTGCGGGAAACTTACGGTGCATCCCTGGACGATGTCGATTTCATCATCGCCGCCACAACGACGCCCGATTATTCGTTTCCGACGGTATCCTGCCGGGTCCAGAAGCATTTCGGCATGGAAGGCGCCGGGGCGATCGACCTCAACGCGACCTGCGCCGGCTTCACCTACGCCCTGCATATGGCCAATGGCTTGATCAGTTCGGGGCTGCATAAAAAAATCCTTGTCGTCGCCGGAGAAACGATGTCCAAAATTACCGACTACAGCGACCGCACAACCTGCATTTTGTTCGGAGACGGCGCCGGCGCCGCCCTCGTGGAATACGACCCGGAGCAGCCCGGATTCGAGGCGTACGTCATGGGCACGAACGGAGCCGGCGGCATCCACGTTTACCGCTCCGGGCTGGCTGACGAGATGGACGGAGTGGCGCTTGCGGGGAACGGGAAACTCGTGCAAAACGGCCGCGAAGTGTTCAAGTGGGCGGTGCGCACCGTTTCCGCCGGGATCGAACAGATCCTGGAGCAGGCCGGCCTCGAACGCGGCGATATCGACTGGTTCGTTCCGCACAGCGCCAACCTGCGCATGGTCGAGTCGATCTGCGAGAAAGCCTCGCTCCCGCTTAGCAAAACGCTGCAAAGCGTACAGGACATGGGCAATACGTCCTCTGCGTCCATCCCGCTCGCACTGCAGGCCGGCCTCGATGCGGGCCGGTTGAAACACGGCGACCGTATGCTCCTGTACGGCTTTGGCGGCGGCTTGACTCATGCCGGTCTGATTTTGCGCTGGGGCGTTCCCAACCTGCGTTCCTAAATTATAAAATTTCAGAGCGTATGGAGCGGAGCTCTAAAACGGCCTGCGTTTTTGTGGTGGTCCTGGGAATAACGGTAAAAAAAGTCCTTATTTTCACCTAAGAAGGGAGTACAGCAGAAATAGGGGAATTTTTTACCTCTATTTCAGAAAAATGAGGGCAAACATCCACCTTTTCCCGAATAAAATCCTAAATAACGGAAAAATTTTCCTTTAATTTGCGTTAGAGGAAGGATATCTCAAAATAACGACATAAATTACCTCTATTTTCGTCAGAGGTTCAGTTTGAACCTAAGAGGACCGCCCGGAAATCCGGACGGTCCTTGATCGTCTCTTTGACACTCTTTAGACTAGAAAAACTTCTCCTTTACAAACGGGCTGGTCTTTAAAATTGAGCAATCTTCTTAGACGTCTCATGCCATCTTCTACGTAACTGAAGGAGCTTGGATCGGCGGAATTAAAAAACTCCAATCCAACGGTAAAACCGATGCAGTAGTCGTGCCAGTTGGAATAATGCTCCCGGGTCAGCCTCACGGCCTTCTCCACGTAAGCGCCCGCTTCAGCATCCGTTAACCAGCCCACCCCTACTCCGCCCAAACTATGCATTGCCACGATGGCAAAGTCATATGCCCCCACTCCGCCGGACGGCATGCGCCGCAAGTAATAATTGGCTACGGCCAGCCTGTGCTTCACATGAGGATTCGTCTCGGCTTCGATTTTTCGGATACGCTCCGTTTCGGCCTGCAGGCACAGCCCCCGGTATATTTGTTCAAATTCATAGCGTATCCCTTTTGAAAGCCGCCATTCCAAACTTTCCTTCAGTTGATCCGAGTTTTCCACTCCATACTGAGCTAAGGTTCTCTTGATGAACAGTTTGCCTGCGTACCTCTTCTCAGGATTGTTAATATAGTAATCCGCCACTCCCCCTACGGAGACGATCGACAGCATAGTATTCGCAGTCGACTTCCATTCTTTTTTGGGAATTATAGCCGTAGCCGTCACGATATTCCTCCGTTCCTTCGTTTATTTATACATCAAGTAACGCTTGCTTCGGAACAGCAACACGATAAACCGCAAATATAATAAACATAAAACAATAGCGTACAAAACGCGTTTGTCAGCTTCAGCCGAACCGCGCTTCCGGGAGGAACGTTTTTCAGCTCTTCCTTCGCCGTTACCAAAGGCGGTTCGGCCGGAACGATCTCCCGCTTCACGTATTCCGGGAAGGAAACCTCCATATTGGAGTACCAGGCAATCGGTAATAATATATGCAGCAAAATGATGAAGAAAACAATCCCTTTTCTCAGCCATAAAAAGATGGCCAGCTTCTTTAAAAACCCCGGCAGCGAATGCTTGCCCTACTCTTGTTTCAACTGCCGCATTTGCTTTCGGCGGCCCTTGCCGAACCGCGGCAGCCCGCTTATGTATGCATCGATTTTGGCCAGGCCTACAACTGCCTCGATATCCCTCGAATTATTCCGCAACATCCGGTCGTACACCTCGCGGGCGGAACCCATTTGCTCCAGCCGGAGATAGCACCGCCCCAACAACGACAGAACTTCCGCATCATCGGGCCTTGCGGGCCTGATCCGTTCAAGCTCTTCCCGCGCTTCATCCGGGCGTCCCATGTTCAGCAGTACGGAGACGCGGACAATGATCACTTCCGCATCGCCGGCGAATTGGCTAACCCACAGGTTGCAGGCCGACAAAGCCCGCTCCAATTCACCGGTCCGGCGGTAAAACTCGATTTGCAGGCGGAGGATTTCCGCGTCGCGGTCATAAATATCAAGCGCCCGTTCCAACGCTTCACGCGCGCTATCCGGCTCATTCGCCAGCATCGCCGTCACGAAATCTTCGCGGGCATGCAGATAAGCTTCAACATCGATCCCATCCGCTTCGCTCAGGCTGGAGTATCCCAATGTAGCGGCAGGTGAACTCCTAAAGGCATATTCGCAAACCTTAGGGCATCTCTCCCCGAAGCCGGAAGGATCGTGAATAAACCTCTCCTCCAACCCGAAGGCATCTTCCAGCAGCCCCCACACCGCTTCGGGCAAAAAATAGTGCTCATTCAAATAATCAAGCACCCGGGCACCCAACAAGCCCTGGTTCCCCGGCTGCCAAAGAACGTTGCCGTTCAGCAGCTCCACCCACAGGGCAACATTGCAGCGGGAAGCGAAATTTAGGTATAAGCCGTCCAGCTCTTCTATAAATTCAGCGACAAGCTCCGGGGACGATTTCGCGAGTGGCGGCTGCTCCCGCTCTCCCAAACCTCTCAAACACCTGAAATTCTAAAGGCTGTAAAGTCCGCTCCTCTTCCCAAACTTCGTCTTCCTCTTCCGCAGCTTCCGCTTCCCTTTCCGCCGTATCTTCATCGTCCGGGAAAATTCCCTTTTGTTTGGCCAGCTTCATCGCCTCGTCGAAAGCTTCCCTTAGCCGCTGATATCCCTCCGGGTGGTATTTTTTTAGCATTCGGGCATACGCCTTGCGAATTTGCGGTTGATCCTGCGTCGGATCGATCTCAAGGATTTTCCATATGTTCAAACCGTCATTTCACCACCGGGCACCTTAATTTTCACCTGTCTTTAGGGACAGCAACTTATTATTATCGACGGAGCTTCTCCCCGGTTTAACAGTAGTCCGTTATTTTCATAATGAAAACTTTCAACAATTTCAAAATCGCCCGCGCTAATCCGATACAATGTATATATAAAACGAAATACGAGGTATATGATTATGGCAAAAATCGGTATCGACCTGGGAACATCGAATTCCCTTGCAGCTTATTGGACGGAGCATGGTCCGGTCATTATTCCCAACTCGCTCGGCAAGCGTTTGACGCCTTCCGTGGTCAGCTTGGACGACAACAACGAAGTTTTGGTAGGTCAAATCGCCAAAGAGCGCATGATCACGCATCCCCATCTCACGGCCTCCACATTCAAACGTTATATGGGAACCGACAAAACGTATCAGCTTGGGGAGCACCCCTTTTCTCCCGAGGATTTGTCCTCTTTTATATTGCGCGCTTTAAAAGAAGACGCCGAAGCCTATTTGGGCGAAGCGGTGGAAGAGGCCGTGATCAGCGTGCCCGCTTATTTTAACGATGCGCAGCGGAAAGCGACTTTGCGCGCGGCGGCTTTGGCCGGATTGCATGTGGAGCGGCTCATCAGCGAGCCTACCGCAGCGGCGATTTCTTACGGCTTGCACCAGCAGGAATCGGATACAAGGTTCCTCGTTT from Paenibacillus macerans includes:
- the bglX gene encoding beta-glucosidase BglX; the encoded protein is MDDKLLREKLDCLSVQEKIGQLVQLTGDFFEGDIDTVVTGPLKKLGLNPSYNVYNTGSILNVTDPEKMIRLQTKYLEHSAHQIPLLFMADIIYGYRTIFPIPLAQACSWNFEQIERAAAIAARECYEEGLHVTFSPMVDIVRDPRWGRVMESPGEDTLLARKYAESTVAGIQGRNARSGAIPADKIAACVKHFAAYGAPVAGREYNAVDMSEHTLREYYLPGYQAAIEAGAKLVMTAFNTLNGVPATGNEWLNRDVLRREMNFDGVLISDYAAIEELIMHGYAEDEAAAARLALLAGVDVDMKTAVYANQLEQVISGNEHMLGLLDEAVYRVLKLKSDLGLFEDPFRGLQETVRRGSSSILSDEHKGAALSLAEESVVLLKNEHELLPLSPQTKIAVIGPYAEENSTLGIWAIKGDEADTVNLKTGLLKHADPARLSVCRGAYMVPLDEREALGKYADKLPAETAGEEELLQEAIRNANEADVIVLALGESIYQSGEGGSRTNPALPEPQLKLFRELSGLGKPLAVIVYSGRPLILTEVAETADALIQAWYPGTMGGEALANLLYGQANPSGKLAMTFPRSVGQIPVYYNELNTGRPNLPENGSYRFASRYIDEANEPLYPFGYGKSYTTFTYSLLSVSRKEMRRNESIEISVAVSNTGMYDGKETVQLYIRDKFASVARPVKVLKDFQKIFLRSGETGTVQFTIREEMLKFYGSNMECKSEPGEFEVYIGASSQDISLSFSFVLSGGGT
- a CDS encoding sucrose-specific PTS transporter subunit IIBC — protein: MSSDKEYVKIAQDVIKGLGGEDNIISMAHCATRLRLIVKDRDIIDDEFIENIDKAKGVFFTSGQYQIIFGTGIVNRVYEAMIGQNVSATSKAELKEKASAQDDNFFKRMLRIFGDVFVPIIPALVATGLFMGVRGLVTQPALLQLFGLTPENISADFLLITQILTDTAFAFLPVLVCWSAFRVFGGSPLLGILLGLMLVSPSLPTSWDVAQHVKEPMVFFGFIKVAGYQGSVLPAFILGVVGALLEKRIRKWVPEALDLILTPFLTLLVSLVLGLFVIGPIFHEVEVLILAGVTAILKLPFGIGGLIYGGINQLIVITGLHHALNLIEIQMLVDSGWNIVNPISSASICAQAGAALAVGLKAKSLKTKSIAYPSSLSALLGITEPAIFGVNIRYGKPFLMALIGGAAGGFFARIFNVQATGMSITAIPGMLLYLNNQIIPYIAVCIIGFAVAFGLTWFFGFKERTDNK
- a CDS encoding ketoacyl-ACP synthase III; its protein translation is MVSKARITAFGSYVPDRILTNEDLERMVDTSDEWIVQRTGIKERHIAADDVFTSHLCIRAAERLRETYGASLDDVDFIIAATTTPDYSFPTVSCRVQKHFGMEGAGAIDLNATCAGFTYALHMANGLISSGLHKKILVVAGETMSKITDYSDRTTCILFGDGAGAALVEYDPEQPGFEAYVMGTNGAGGIHVYRSGLADEMDGVALAGNGKLVQNGREVFKWAVRTVSAGIEQILEQAGLERGDIDWFVPHSANLRMVESICEKASLPLSKTLQSVQDMGNTSSASIPLALQAGLDAGRLKHGDRMLLYGFGGGLTHAGLILRWGVPNLRS
- a CDS encoding DUF1266 domain-containing protein, yielding MTATAIIPKKEWKSTANTMLSIVSVGGVADYYINNPEKRYAGKLFIKRTLAQYGVENSDQLKESLEWRLSKGIRYEFEQIYRGLCLQAETERIRKIEAETNPHVKHRLAVANYYLRRMPSGGVGAYDFAIVAMHSLGGVGVGWLTDAEAGAYVEKAVRLTREHYSNWHDYCIGFTVGLEFFNSADPSSFSYVEDGMRRLRRLLNFKDQPVCKGEVFLV
- a CDS encoding tetratricopeptide repeat protein; its protein translation is MGEREQPPLAKSSPELVAEFIEELDGLYLNFASRCNVALWVELLNGNVLWQPGNQGLLGARVLDYLNEHYFLPEAVWGLLEDAFGLEERFIHDPSGFGERCPKVCEYAFRSSPAATLGYSSLSEADGIDVEAYLHAREDFVTAMLANEPDSAREALERALDIYDRDAEILRLQIEFYRRTGELERALSACNLWVSQFAGDAEVIIVRVSVLLNMGRPDEAREELERIRPARPDDAEVLSLLGRCYLRLEQMGSAREVYDRMLRNNSRDIEAVVGLAKIDAYISGLPRFGKGRRKQMRQLKQE
- a CDS encoding J domain-containing protein, with the protein product MNIWKILEIDPTQDQPQIRKAYARMLKKYHPEGYQRLREAFDEAMKLAKQKGIFPDDEDTAEREAEAAEEEDEVWEEERTLQPLEFQVFERFGRAGAAATREIVPGACR